One window from the genome of Cyclobacterium amurskyense encodes:
- a CDS encoding vWA domain-containing protein produces the protein MKKTIFLFLTLFIVFNSQGQSPENQPPIIFIYDASGSMWGQMQGKTKMEIAANALSSTIGNLTEHQKLGFVAYGHRKEGDCEDVEFMVDAETGTKKEVIAAVKGIKPLGKTPLAYSATLVIDQLRAAKQKATIILITDGIESCDGNICEIVQAAKEEGIDFKLHIIGFGLKEEDTQQLRCAAGAGEGSYFSAENAENLGEILNVATASTVDKPANNFSVYAVKNGKPMDVYVKAYDIVAKRATIMLRTYRDTGYFYLPPSKYNFEVVPLEGSDVNMITVNNVESLENTIGHQTISFDGGKLDVFTSNNGEGWDSMVKVIDNNGKVVATTRTYGAKKEVEVNPGVYKVAIQALKMEGLQTNTELDSVVIAAAKTLPLVYDFKTGAFEIYTQVGGENIDTVVSIKEEKSGKSVAGARTYNKGAKFLLNPGNYVVTIRPLGAHKEKAAQTIEVEVKAGETHTKTLNF, from the coding sequence ATGAAAAAGACTATCTTCCTTTTCCTGACCCTATTTATTGTTTTCAACTCCCAAGGACAAAGTCCAGAAAATCAGCCTCCAATTATTTTTATATACGATGCAAGTGGCTCCATGTGGGGACAGATGCAAGGAAAAACCAAAATGGAAATTGCCGCCAATGCCTTGAGTAGTACCATAGGAAATCTTACTGAGCATCAAAAATTAGGCTTTGTTGCCTATGGGCACCGTAAGGAAGGGGATTGCGAGGATGTGGAGTTTATGGTGGATGCCGAGACAGGGACAAAAAAGGAAGTAATAGCAGCCGTCAAAGGGATTAAACCCCTTGGCAAAACACCATTGGCTTATTCAGCAACATTGGTCATTGACCAATTAAGAGCGGCCAAGCAGAAAGCCACCATTATCCTTATTACAGATGGCATAGAATCCTGTGATGGAAATATTTGTGAGATCGTCCAAGCCGCCAAAGAGGAGGGCATTGATTTTAAATTGCATATCATCGGCTTTGGCTTAAAGGAAGAAGATACCCAGCAATTGAGGTGTGCAGCAGGAGCAGGGGAAGGGAGCTATTTTAGTGCGGAGAACGCAGAGAATCTAGGAGAAATCCTCAATGTAGCCACTGCTTCTACTGTGGATAAGCCTGCCAATAATTTCTCTGTTTATGCCGTTAAGAATGGCAAGCCAATGGATGTTTATGTCAAAGCCTATGATATAGTTGCCAAGAGAGCAACTATTATGCTGAGGACTTATCGGGATACCGGGTATTTCTATTTACCTCCAAGTAAATACAACTTTGAAGTGGTTCCATTGGAGGGAAGTGATGTAAATATGATTACGGTAAATAATGTGGAAAGTCTTGAAAACACCATTGGCCACCAAACGATCTCCTTTGATGGTGGTAAATTGGATGTATTTACTTCAAATAATGGGGAGGGCTGGGACAGTATGGTCAAGGTAATTGATAACAATGGAAAGGTAGTGGCCACCACCAGAACCTATGGGGCCAAAAAGGAAGTTGAAGTCAATCCCGGTGTATATAAAGTAGCCATTCAGGCATTGAAAATGGAAGGGCTACAAACGAATACCGAGTTGGATAGCGTCGTCATTGCTGCTGCAAAAACTTTGCCCTTGGTTTATGATTTTAAAACGGGAGCGTTTGAAATTTATACTCAGGTTGGAGGAGAGAACATAGATACGGTAGTTTCCATAAAAGAAGAAAAGTCCGGCAAAAGTGTTGCTGGAGCCCGAACTTATAATAAAGGAGCCAAATTTCTATTAAACCCAGGCAATTATGTGGTAACCATCCGACCATTGGGAGCGCATAAAGAAAAAGCCGCACAAACAATAGAAGTGGAAGTCAAAGCAGGAGAAACCCATACCAAAACATTAAATTTTTAA